From the genome of Streptococcus oralis:
GAAGCATTGCTCTCAGTAAAGATGGTTTTAACCTTATAGGTCTTAACGAATTCCTGAATTTCTGTTAGTTGTCTCGGACTTGGTTCTTGTTCAGGGGAAATCCCTGCTATACCAAGTTGTTTCAAACCAAAGCGTTTAGCGAGATAAGAAAAGGCTGTGTGTTGTGTAACAAAGGTCTTTTGACTCGCTTTTTCAAAAATAGGCTGGTACTTCTTAGTCAATTCTTGGGCTTTAGCGATAAAGTTTTTAGCATTCTTTTGATACGTTTCCTTATTAGAACTATCAATCTCCGAAAGTTTGTCAGCGATAATCTGAGCTTCTTCACCTGCTTTTTCTGGATCTAACCAAGTGTGAGGGTCGTAGAGTGTTTTTTCATCAATACCGTCACCAGCTTCTACATCTTCTAAACCTGGAACACGCTCCAAGGTCATTCCTTCAGAAGCTTCTAAAACCTTAACTTTTGAGTTTTTCAAGTTAGGATCTAGACTTCCAGCCCAAGATTCGAGCGTATGAGAGTGGTAGACAAAGACATCTGCGTCATAGATAGCAGCAATGTCATTTGCTGAAGGTTCAAAGGAGTGAATTCCACTACTTGACTGAATCATCCGTACATCATTCAAGTCCCCAGATACCTCTTTGACCATGGCATAGATTGGGTAAAAACTTGTTACAATCTTCATCCCTTTTGCTTCTTGTTTTTCTTTTTGGCTACATGCTCCTAAGACAAGAACCAACAGACCTGCCACTAATAATAGAAATGTTCTTTTTTTCATTGTTACTCCTTAACTAGTACTTAACCATTTAATTAACTAGTAAATAGTTTATCTTTATTTACACTATATGTCAAGATATTTTTCACATTTTCATGAAAAAAATGAGAACTAGAACTCACATTCTGCTCTCATTTTCGATTTTATCTTTTCTAGATCTCCTATCCTGTTTTTAGGATCTAGAAAATGCTCCTACCTTTACTTGCTCTCCTTTAATAAAGCCAACAACTTTTCAGCATCAGCCATAATGGTATTGTTATCCTGAGCACCAAATAGCAGGTTATTTTTTAAGCCAGTGAGAGTTTCTTTGGCATTGGACTTGATAATGGGGTCTTGGATCTTTGCAAGTAGCTCTTCAGCCTCTCTCAACTTCGCTTCAACCTTTTCAGTCTCGACCTGAGGTTCTTCTGGTTCCTCTGGTGATTCTTCTTCCGGCTCCTCAGTTGGTTTTGGAGATTCTGGTTTCTCACTTTGAGGCTTCTCTTCGCGTGGCTTTTCTTCCTCAGGTTTGTCTGTCCGAGGTTTCTCCTCTGATGGTTTTTCCGTTTGATTGGTATCAGCTTGACCATTTTGGTTTCTTTGAACATGGTCACTTGCATTGCCCCAACCACTATCTGAATGCGGACGTTCGTTTGGATGTTCGACATAGTACTTGACAGTCGCAAAGAGATCTTCTAGACTATACCCCTTAGGTGCCTCATAAAGTCCTTCGTCAAACCAGTCAAATTTGATGTTATGGTAATGATCATAATGAGGAATGATTAAACTACCGTTTTTAACTTCCACGGTATGTTGGAGATTGTAAGGCATACGATCAAGTGGCACCTTCTTAGCTGCTTTCACGTGGTTGTAGATAGCTTCTGCTCCTTTAGCCTCCGTATTTCCTGAATTCTGATGGTCTGTTGAAGGAGGAGTCAAACCTTTCTCTTTAGCATAAGCCTGGGCTGCCGCTCTTTCAGCTTCAGACAAACTATCTTTCTTAATCCAATGGCTATGGGTCATATGTGGAGTTACATAGGCATCCCCCTCATCACTGGTGATATCACGAGGATCAAAGATATAGCCATCTTCTGTTGTGTACTTGCCTGCCAACTTGGCTACCTGAATCTCATCATCAGTGTAGGCAATTTGCGCATTTGGTTTTCCTAAACGTTCTGGATGACGAATCGGTGCTAGAAAGGCCAAGATATCATCCACCAACTTGACTTTATCACTTGAGGTATCATTGAGACGTTCCAACAGTTTATCCAAAGTGTGAAAATCAGCTTGGCGCCCTTTATTATCAAGTAAGTCTTGATGAACTCTTGCTAGTAAATCATAAGCCTTATTGTAAAATCCTCGATCACCAGATGGGAGGTTGGTTTTCTTAGCTCCGAGCTTATGAGCTAAACTTTCTTGCTTGGCTAGCTTACTATCAATGGCTGCAGTAGTTTCAGCTGATAATTCCTTGGCAGGAATATAACGAGATGTTCCATTTTCCTCAAATACATAACCATCATCTACTTTTCGAATTGCCTGTTTGACCAATTTTTCGTCAATTGGATTGCTTGGAGATGGTTGAGGATTTGGTGCAGGTTGCGGGCTTGGACTAGGTTCCGGAGTCGGTTGTGGACTTGGTTGTTCTGGTCTTGAATCCGGCACCCTATGGTTCGAACTGTACTGTAGAGGAATAATACGAGCGATTCGTTCTTCCAATTCAGACATTTGTGAATAAGGAATGAAATGGTAATGGTTCCCATGAGGCACAGCAACTCCTCTAGCTGTTCGACTTGTAATCTGTGCTGGGTCGAAGACAAGGCCATCAGATTCTACGTGTCGTTGGCTGAGCGGCAAGGCGTAAAGTTGTTTCAGAAGGCTATCAATATCCTCATCACTCTGACTTGCTTGGTTATCGTCGCTACTGTTGTTAGCTGTGTTCGTGTTCGTATAGCTGTTGCCTTGATTATTATAGGATGGAGTCCATCTATCTACATCGCTGCTGGTACTGTTGTTATTGGTACGGCGATAAGTAGGCGTATTTGATTGGCCACTTCTACCAGATAGGAAGGCTTCTGCGGCAGCCAATTCGCTGGCTGATAACTCACTCTTAGGAATGTAATGGTAATGGTTGCCATGAGGAACGATATAAGCATCACCAGTATCTTCAATGATATCGGATGCATTAAAGATATATCCATCATCCGTGGTATAGCGTCCCTGTGAACGTGCCAAGGCTACCGCACCATCGTTTGCTGAAGTTCCTCCTTCACGATGCTGACTATGCTCTTGTTTTTGCCGATTGATTTCTTCTTTTGTACGGACATTATCCGCATGGGCTGCATCCTTAAGGTAAACATAGTATTTTCCATCTACCTTGATAACATAACCACCCTTGATTTCACTGATAATATCCTCGTCCTTGAGCTGGTAGTTTGGATCCTTCATCAGCAACTCTTCACTGATGATAGCGTCATAAGGGACTTTGCCATTATAGTAATGATAGTGGTCGCCATGCGAAGTGACATAGCCCTGGTCTGTTATCTTGATGACGATTTGCTCCGCATTGATGCCTTCTTTCTTGCTAACCTCATCAGGAGTCAGATTCTCCGTTTTTTGTGCCGCCTGTTTTCCATCTATATAGGAAACACGATTATTTTCTTTGACTGTTCTAGCTTGATACAGTCCCAACTCGTAAGAACAGACACTTAAAATTAAAGCTGCCGCAGAACCAGCAAGGTATTTTTTATTAATTTTCATTGAAACTCACTTTCTTTTTTGATATTTCTATTTGCAATTCATTTCTAAATTGCAGAAACTCCTCTCTATTAATTAACTGGTTAATAGTTTACTCCTAAATTTGCAACTTGTCAAGAATTTTATGAACCAGTTAAGTATTTTTTTATTCTTCACCGCTACTTTCTCTAGAATGGACTTTATATAAAAAAGATT
Proteins encoded in this window:
- a CDS encoding metal ABC transporter solute-binding protein, Zn/Mn family; translated protein: MKKRTFLLLVAGLLVLVLGACSQKEKQEAKGMKIVTSFYPIYAMVKEVSGDLNDVRMIQSSSGIHSFEPSANDIAAIYDADVFVYHSHTLESWAGSLDPNLKNSKVKVLEASEGMTLERVPGLEDVEAGDGIDEKTLYDPHTWLDPEKAGEEAQIIADKLSEIDSSNKETYQKNAKNFIAKAQELTKKYQPIFEKASQKTFVTQHTAFSYLAKRFGLKQLGIAGISPEQEPSPRQLTEIQEFVKTYKVKTIFTESNASSKVAETLVKSTGVSLKTLNPLEADPENDKTYLENLEENMNVLAEELK
- a CDS encoding pneumococcal-type histidine triad protein, with product MKINKKYLAGSAAALILSVCSYELGLYQARTVKENNRVSYIDGKQAAQKTENLTPDEVSKKEGINAEQIVIKITDQGYVTSHGDHYHYYNGKVPYDAIISEELLMKDPNYQLKDEDIISEIKGGYVIKVDGKYYVYLKDAAHADNVRTKEEINRQKQEHSQHREGGTSANDGAVALARSQGRYTTDDGYIFNASDIIEDTGDAYIVPHGNHYHYIPKSELSASELAAAEAFLSGRSGQSNTPTYRRTNNNSTSSDVDRWTPSYNNQGNSYTNTNTANNSSDDNQASQSDEDIDSLLKQLYALPLSQRHVESDGLVFDPAQITSRTARGVAVPHGNHYHFIPYSQMSELEERIARIIPLQYSSNHRVPDSRPEQPSPQPTPEPSPSPQPAPNPQPSPSNPIDEKLVKQAIRKVDDGYVFEENGTSRYIPAKELSAETTAAIDSKLAKQESLAHKLGAKKTNLPSGDRGFYNKAYDLLARVHQDLLDNKGRQADFHTLDKLLERLNDTSSDKVKLVDDILAFLAPIRHPERLGKPNAQIAYTDDEIQVAKLAGKYTTEDGYIFDPRDITSDEGDAYVTPHMTHSHWIKKDSLSEAERAAAQAYAKEKGLTPPSTDHQNSGNTEAKGAEAIYNHVKAAKKVPLDRMPYNLQHTVEVKNGSLIIPHYDHYHNIKFDWFDEGLYEAPKGYSLEDLFATVKYYVEHPNERPHSDSGWGNASDHVQRNQNGQADTNQTEKPSEEKPRTDKPEEEKPREEKPQSEKPESPKPTEEPEEESPEEPEEPQVETEKVEAKLREAEELLAKIQDPIIKSNAKETLTGLKNNLLFGAQDNNTIMADAEKLLALLKESK